The genomic region CCCGTTTCAGATGGCGTTGCCCCGGTTGTTGCTGGGCCGCTTGGGCATAAATCTGGCACCCCACCGCCCGCGAACCCGTAAAGGCAATCCAATGCACGCCCGGATGATTCACCAGCACTGGCCCGATGATTTCGCCCCACCCCGGCAATCCCTGAAACACACCTTCCGGCAGGCCCATGTCCCGGAGCAAATCGCTGATGAGTTGACTGAGCTTGCACCCGATCACAGACGACTGCTCCGCCGGTTTGTAGAGCACGCAGTTGCCCGTGACCAGCCCCGCCGTGATCATCCCCACCGAAATCGCCAGGGGATAGTTCCAGGGGGCAATCACCACGCCGACGCCCTTGGGTTGGTAGATGTAGCGATTGGTTTCGCCCCAGAGGTCATAGACATAGCCTTGAGCCAAGCGTTCGGCCTGCTGCGCATAGTACCGGCAAAAGTCAATCGCTTCGGTGACTTCAGCGTCGGCTTCTCGAATGGGTTTGCCCACTTCCCAGGCCATCCACGCCACCCATTCGGCCCGCTGCGCGGCTAACTGGTCCGCTAGCCGATGTAATAACTGGGTGCGCGTTGACAAGGGCGTTTGTCCCCACACGGGCTGGGCTGCTTGGGCCAACTCCATCGCCTGGATGACCGCCTGGACATCTGCCAGTCCAACCCGGCCAATGACTTGCTCCGGGTCACTGGGATTCACCGACACTAGGATGTCAGCCGACGAGCAGTGGGGGAGCAGGTAGTCCTGGCCCAGTTGCGCGCGTACCTGTTCAATGGCCTGGAGAAAGGGGTCGCTGGTAGCGGGCAGGGCAAAGTTGGTGTCAGCAGCGCCAGCAAAGGCCAATCCCGTGGGCAACGGCGTTGTCGGTTCCGCTGGGGTGGGGGGAGCCAGGAGCTCAGCGGCGTTTTCCTTCTGCAATTGCTGGCGCAAGAAAGACGTGTTGGCCGTGTTTTCTAACAAACGCCGGATCAAATAGCTCATCCCTGGCAGGAGTTCGCCGTAGGGGCAATACACGCGCACCTGTTGTCCCCGCGCCACCAGCGCCCGCGCCAGCGCATCCCCCATCCCGTAGAGCACCTGGGATTCCCAGGCGGTGGCGGGTAAGTGCAGGGCTTCGGCGACGGCCAGGGCATGGGCTTGGGAGCGGACGTTGTGACTGGCAATGGCCGGATAAACTGCGTCGTGCTGCTCCAGCAGTAAACGGGTGAGTTTTTCAAAGTTGGCGTCGGTGGAACCTTTGTGGCGATAGACCGGGGGCGGCCAGCGTTTCTGTTGCGCCAGGATGATTTCCTGGTCCCAGTAGGCGCCTTTGACCAAGCGCACGGTCAGCGGCGTTCCCCGCAACCTGGCCCAGGCGAGCAGCTCCCGCAGGTCCTGTTCACTGTCGGTCAAATAGGCCTGGAGGGTGACGCCCACATCGGCGCGCGACCGGAATTCGTCCTGGAGCAAGACTTCCTTCAGGATAGAGAGCGTCAGGTTTTTGTACTGGTACTGCTCCATGTCGAAATGCACGGCCACCCCCAGTTCACCGGCTTTGCGAAGCAGCGTGGTAATCGCCTGGGTGACCTGGGCGCGGGTGCGTTTCTCGGTCAAGGGGTCGAACTGGGAATAGAGCGCCGTGAGCTTGACGGAGACCTGCGGCTGACACCCCCAATCCACGGCAGCCAGTTCCGTCATCAAATCCAGGTAGCGCTGCAGGTAGGCGCGGGCTTCGGCGTCGCTGAGCACGGCTTCCCCCAGGATGTCCAGGGTAAAGGTCATTCCCTGGCGGCGCAGGCGTTCGAGCGTGTGACGGACGGCGGCGAAATGCTGACCGGCAATGTATTTGCGGGCTAGCGTGCTGACTGCTGTGGTAAAGGTCTGGGCGGCGATAGCAGGATGCGTGGCTTGCAATAGATTTTTCAGCAGTCCCGGCAATTCCACCTGGGGTTGGTCGAGATATTCGCGCAGGTGCTGGTGGATGGCATCGCTGCTACTTAAGCTGGGCAAAGTGTCAATCAACCGGAACAACTGGGTGCGCAACCCCGGGTGAGTCATTGTCCAGGCCAGCAGTTTCTCGTCCCATTGGAATTGCTCTTGCACCTGCGCCCACCAGGAACGACCGGGACGAGTGGCAGCCAGCAATTCCTGACCCAGGGCTTGGGTGCGGGCTTCAAGAGACATCGGCGGCGACCAATAGGTTATTTCCTAGTCTAAACGCTGGCTTTCAGGGACAATGGGTAAGGAAGCGCTGGGGATGAACGGCAATGGCCCGGTGTACGCTGACAGCGGCGGCCAAAATCAATTTGTACTTGCGGATTCTCGGGCGACGGGCAGACGGCTATCACGACGTGGCGATGGTGCTGCAAAGCGTCAGCCTGCGGGATGTGATCCATCTAGCGACCCACCCTGGCAAAGGCATCCACCTGACCTGTCAGCACCCCCACGTGCCCACCGATGCCACCAACCTGGCCGTGCAGGCGGCGCAACTGCTGACGCACCGGTTTCCCCAGGCAGCCACCGGCGTGAACATCCATATCGAAAAACACATTCCGGTGGCAGCGGGTCTGGCCGGGGGGTCGAGCAACGGTGCGGCAGTGCTGGTGGGACTCAATCACCTGTGGGGCTTGGGACTGACGGTGGGGGAACTCCAAGAATTGGCGGCCCAGTTGGGTTCGGATATGCCCTTTTGCGTGCAGGGGGGAACGGCCCTGGCCACCGGACGCGGAGAAACTTTAGAACCCTTGCCGCCGCTTACAGGGGGAGCCATTGTGCTGGCCAAGCATCAAAACTTGAGCATTTCCACGCCCTGGGCCTATCGCACCTACAGCGAGCAATGGGGGCATACGTTTGGGGACGTTCCTGACCAGTCGGACCATTTTGTACAAATCCTGGCCCAGCACGATTTCACCCACATCGCCGCCCATTTACACAACGATTTTGAAAAGGTGGTGTTGCCGGCCTATCCCGAAATTCAAGTGCTCAAGCAGGCCCTGCTGGCAACTGGCGCCCTGGGGAGTTTGCTGTCGGGTTCAGGGCCAACCGTCTTTGCCATTTACCCAGACCGGGCGACCGCTGAGCAAGCCATTCTTACGTTGCAAGCCCAGCAGCCAGAGGTGGATTTTTGGCTGTGCGAATGTTGCCCCTGGGGGATTCAACTAGTGGCTTAACTTTTAGCCGTCAAATTGCCAATGCTCATAGCGCTCAAAAGGCTGATGAATCCAGGGGTTATCGGCCAAGAATTCCACGTAGTAATCTGGTTGAAATTGGGTGTGGGCTTTGACCCAGAGCACGGCTGTTTTCAGGGCCTGGATGTCGGCGTTGGGGTCCCCCAGTAAATGATTCACGATTTTCGCCAGGGTTTGCCCCGAATCCACCATGTCGTCTACGACCAGCAAGCGCGGCCCAAGCTGGGGTTGGGTGGTGGTGATGCAGTTGGCCAGGCGCACGTCTCCCCGCTGTTGACCCACGTAGGACTGGGCGCTGATAATGGCCAAGGGTTTGTGAAACATGCGCGATAGCGTATCGCCAATGCGGAGTCCCCCCCGGGCAATCGCCAGAATTTGGTCAAACTCCCAACCCGACCGGTAAATCTGTTGCGCCAGGGTCTCAATCAACTGGTGGTAGCGCTCCCAGGTGACGTGGTAATCGGGCATGGCTGGCGGCTCCGGGGTGTATTTCGATTTTACGCACCCAGGGCAATGGTAAAATGTCCATTCATTGGCATGACGGATGATATATGACCTTCTCGCGCCGTAGTCAAGCCATTACTGCCGGCGTCGAACGCTCCCCGAACCGGGCGATGTTGCGGGCAGTGGGGTTTACCGATGCCGATTTCGACAAACCCATCGTGGGGATTGCCAGCGCCTATAGCACCCTGACACCCTGTAATGCGGGGCTCAACGATTTAGCGTTGCAGGCGGAAGCGGCGATCCGGCAAGCGGGCGCGATGCCCCAACTGTTTGGCACCATCACCATCAGCGATGGGATTTCCATGGGCACGGAGGGGATGAAGTGCTCCCTGGTGTCGCGGGAAGTGATTGCCGACTCAATTGAAACGGTGTGCCTAGGCCAGAGCCTGGATGGGGTGCTGGCGATTGGCGGCTGCGACAAAAACATCCCAGGGGCGCTGATTGCCATGGCGCGGCTGAACATCCCGTCGGTCTTTGTCTATGGGGGAACGATTAAACCAGGGCATTACAAAGGCCAGGATTTAACCATCGTCAGCGCTTTTGAAGCGGTGGGAGCCTACAGCGCTGGCAAGATCACTGAGACAGAATTGCTGGAAATTGAGCGGCGGGCCTGTCCGGGGGTGGGTTCCTGCGGCGGCATGTACACGGCCAACACCATGTCGTCAATTGCCGAAGTGCTGGGGTTGAGCCTAATGTATTCATCCACCATGGCCGCCGAAGACCCCGAGAAGCTGGAAAGCGCGGCATTATCGGGCAAAGTGCTCGTGGAAGCCATCCGGCAGCAGATTCTCCCGCGCCAGTTGATCACCCGCCAGTCCTTGGAAAATGCCATTGCCCTGTTGATGGCGGTGGGGGGGTCCACCAATGCCGTGTTGCACCTGCTGGCGATTGCCCATGCCGCCGAAGTGCCCTTAACGTTGGATGACTTTGTGCGCATCCGGGAGCAGGTGCCGGTGCTGTGCGACCTGAAACCGTCGGGGCGGTATGTGACGGTGGATTTTCACCGGGTGGGGGGCGTGCCCCAGGTGCTCAAAATCCTGCTCAACCACGGCTGTTTCCACGGCGATTGTTTGACGGTCACGGGCAAGACCTGGGCGGAACTGCTGGCAGATGTACCTGATGAACCGCCTCCTGACCAAGACGTGATCCGTCCCTGGCGCAATCCGGTCTATCCCCAAGGTCACATCGCCATCCTGCGGGGGAACCTGGCGACCGAAGGCGCGGTGGCGAAAATTTCCGGGATTCAGCAGCGGCAGATCACAGGGCCGGCGCGGGTGTTTGATTCCGAAGAAACCTGTTTGGCGGCCATTCTCGCCGGTCAGATCAAGGCGGGAGATGTGGTGGTCATTCGCTACGAAGGACCTAAAGGCGGGCCAGGGATGCGGGAAATGCTCTCGCCCACATCGGCGATTATCGGCGCGGGACTGGGAGATAAGGTGGGTTTGATTACCGATGGCCGGTTTTCGGGCGGCACCTACGGGCTGGTGGTGGGCCATGTTTCGCCAGAAGCCGCAGTCGGGGGTGCGATTGCCCTGGTGCAGGAAGGGGATTTGATTACGATTGATGCCGACCGGCAACTGTTGCACCTGCACGTGAGCGATGAAGAACTGGCCCGCCGGCGCGCGCAATGGCAACCCCCGGCTCCCCGCTACACTCGCGGTGTCCTGGCGAAATATGCCAAGTTGGTGTCAGGGAGTCATTTGGGCGCTGTCACTGACCTGAACTTGCTCTAGCGCTGTGGCTGCGACCATTCATGTGATTGGCATGGGCGGGGATGGCCCCAGTCCCCTACCGGAAGTCCAGCAGGTACTAGCCCAGGCGCAAATTCTTTGTGGGGCTGAACGGCATCTGGCCCATTTCCCGGAGCATCCAGCGCGGCGCTTGGTTTGGGGTCATCTCGACCAGGACATCGCTGCGATGAAAGACTCTATTGCCCAGGGGTATGAGCACATCGTGGTTTTGGCCTCGGGGGACCCCTTGTTTTTTGGCATTGGGCGCCTGTTGCTGTGCCATTTCCCAGCCGATATGCTGCGGTTTTACCCCCATCTCAGCGCCGTGCAGTTGGCCTTTAGCCGCCTGAAGCTGCCCTGGCAAGACGCCCGCATTATTAGCCTGCATGGTCGCGCCTGGGAAAATCTCCTCCAGCCTCTGAAGCAAGGCGTGGAAAAAATTGCCATTTTCACCGACCCCCAGCATTCCGTCGCTGAAATTGCCCAGGTGCTGCAAGGGCTGGTATTACCGGTCCACTACCGAATCTGGGTGTGTGAAAACTTGGGAACTCCCCAGGAAAACGTGCAGTGTTTAGATATCGAAACCGCTCGCCATTACCAAACGCCGGGGTTAAATGTCGTGGTCTTGGTGCGCGAATCGGTATCACCGGTTTTACCCCCATCGCTTCCCCTGGTCGGTCTAGCAGACCACTGGTTTGAGAGTTTTCCCGACCAGCCAGGTCTCATGACCAAAAAAGAAATTCGTGTGCTGGTTTTATCGCTGTTGCATCTCCAGGATGGGCAGGTGATTTGGGACGTGGGGGCCGGAACTGGCAGCGTCAGCATTGAAATCGCCCGGCTATTGCCCCATAGCACTATCTATGCCATCGAAAAAAACAGTTTGGGGGTGCAATTGATTCGCCGGAATCTCGCGCGCTTTCAGGTGAACAATGTCGCTGTCATCAGCGGTGCAGCCCCCCAGGCCCTGGCAACCTTGCCCGCTCCCCAGCGAGTGTTTATTGGCGGCAGTGGCAGGGAACTTTTATCCATCCTAGATGCGGTGGCGACGCGGTTATCCCCAGGGGGTGTGGTGGTGCTGGCGCTGGCGACGCAGGAACACCTAGCCCAGACGCTCCAGTGGTCGCAGCAGCAAAGCTGGCGGTACCAAGCGCTGGATGTGCGCTTAGCCCGCTCCCTGGCCATTGGCGAGTTGACCCGCTGGCAGCCCTTGAATCCGGTGACCCTGGTGCAATTGACCAAACCCGCTTAATTCGGCTGGGCGCGTCCGACCGTCTTATCCAGGCCCAGCGTGCCGTTGAGATTGACGCCCGCCATTACCGCCTGTTGCACCCGCGCCCCGGTTAGATCGGCACCTTCGAGATTGGCGCCCGTGAGATTGGTATCGGTCAAATTCACCACGCTCAAATTGCTATGGCTCAGATTGGCATTTTGCAACCGCGCCCGCGAGATATTCGCCCCCCGCAAATCGCTGTGGCTCAAATCGGCTTGGACGAGATTGGTTGCCAGCAAATTCGCTGCGACCAGGCTCACCTTGTGCAAGGTTGCCCCTTCCAGCGTCGCCTGGGATAAATTCACCCGGTCGAGTCGCGCCCCGGTCAAGTCCACCCGCGTCAAATCCGCCTGGCTCAAGTCTGCTTCTCGTAAATTCGTTCCCTTTAACTTCGCATCCACCAGTTCCGCCCGTTGCAGGCGCGCCCTGGGTAGCATTGCCCCTACTAAACTGGCGTTCCGCAGTTTGACCCCTTCTAAGCGCGCATCGGTCAAATCGGCCCCGTCCAAATTCACCCGATTCAACACAGCATTGGTCAATCGCGCCTGGGATAAATTCACTCCCGTTAACAGGGAACCCGTTAGGTCGGCGTCGCTGAGATTCACATCGGCCAAATTGGACTTTTCTAGCGTCACCAAACTCAAGGATGCCCGCCGCAAATTGGCTTCACTCAAATCCACGTGGGCCAGGTTGGCGCCGTTCAAATTCGCCCGCTCCAAATTCGCCCGAACCAGCACCGATTTCGCCAAGTTGGCATTTCCCAAGTCGGCCTGTTTGAGATTGGCATTCCCTAGATTGGCTTCGCTCAAATTGGCGTTGAATAGCTTGGCCCCTTCAAGATTGGCACCGGCCAGATTCGCGCCCTTCAGATTGGCATGGCCCAAGTTAGCCCCTACCAACACCATTCCCCGCAAATCGGCACCCGACAAATCGCATTTAGGGCATTGATTGGTGCTGGCCAATTGCTGGAGATGTTCGGGATTGGCTGCTTGCGCCTGCGAACTGATCAGCAACCCCATGCCGATGGTCAACACGCCCCACACCGCCACTCGCATTGCTTATCTCCCCTGACAACGTGCGCACAATCGCTATAACGTTTGCCTGCAATTATACTGCTGAGCATTGTGTTTGTTGTCGTCATAACCAAAACAATGAGTGAATGCTTCAGACGGTGGGTGCAAACTCCAGTAGCTGGTGTTATATTCATGGCAGGGTGTTGGGGAAGTGAGTCATGCGCTGGGGCCGGTTAGGAGTGCAGCTTGTCCTGGGGATACTGGTGGGAATCGGTTTAGCCTTCGGCATCCATGCCCTCATCGGCCCATCGTCACCCCAAGTGACTGTGACCCAAACGCCAGCCTCACCCGCGCCGGCGGTTGTGGAACAGCGGCCCAAGGAGTTGCCTCCGGAAACAAAAGAAGTCTTGGCGCAATTTGGCAACAAGATTGAAAACCCACCCCGTGGGGATGTGCGGTTGATGGTCATTAGCGATTTGAACGACATGTATGGAGCGACCACCTACGCGCCGGAAGTAACGCGAGCGATTAAGCTCATCCCGTTCTGGCAACCCGACATGATTGTGTGCAGCGGCGATATGGTGGCGGGGCAATATCCAGCCCTAACCGAAGCGCAAATGCGGGCCATGTGGGAAGCATTTGACCGCACCGTTGCCGCCCCGATTCGTCAACTCAAAATTCCCTACGGATTTACGATTGGCAATCACGATGCGTCGAGTGCCCTGAGTGTGAAT from Gloeomargarita sp. SKYB120 harbors:
- a CDS encoding pentapeptide repeat-containing protein, whose amino-acid sequence is MRVAVWGVLTIGMGLLISSQAQAANPEHLQQLASTNQCPKCDLSGADLRGMVLVGANLGHANLKGANLAGANLEGAKLFNANLSEANLGNANLKQADLGNANLAKSVLVRANLERANLNGANLAHVDLSEANLRRASLSLVTLEKSNLADVNLSDADLTGSLLTGVNLSQARLTNAVLNRVNLDGADLTDARLEGVKLRNASLVGAMLPRARLQRAELVDAKLKGTNLREADLSQADLTRVDLTGARLDRVNLSQATLEGATLHKVSLVAANLLATNLVQADLSHSDLRGANISRARLQNANLSHSNLSVVNLTDTNLTGANLEGADLTGARVQQAVMAGVNLNGTLGLDKTVGRAQPN
- a CDS encoding phosphoribosyltransferase family protein codes for the protein MPDYHVTWERYHQLIETLAQQIYRSGWEFDQILAIARGGLRIGDTLSRMFHKPLAIISAQSYVGQQRGDVRLANCITTTQPQLGPRLLVVDDMVDSGQTLAKIVNHLLGDPNADIQALKTAVLWVKAHTQFQPDYYVEFLADNPWIHQPFERYEHWQFDG
- the cbiE gene encoding precorrin-6y C5,15-methyltransferase (decarboxylating) subunit CbiE, which codes for MAATIHVIGMGGDGPSPLPEVQQVLAQAQILCGAERHLAHFPEHPARRLVWGHLDQDIAAMKDSIAQGYEHIVVLASGDPLFFGIGRLLLCHFPADMLRFYPHLSAVQLAFSRLKLPWQDARIISLHGRAWENLLQPLKQGVEKIAIFTDPQHSVAEIAQVLQGLVLPVHYRIWVCENLGTPQENVQCLDIETARHYQTPGLNVVVLVRESVSPVLPPSLPLVGLADHWFESFPDQPGLMTKKEIRVLVLSLLHLQDGQVIWDVGAGTGSVSIEIARLLPHSTIYAIEKNSLGVQLIRRNLARFQVNNVAVISGAAPQALATLPAPQRVFIGGSGRELLSILDAVATRLSPGGVVVLALATQEHLAQTLQWSQQQSWRYQALDVRLARSLAIGELTRWQPLNPVTLVQLTKPA
- the ilvD gene encoding dihydroxy-acid dehydratase — encoded protein: MTFSRRSQAITAGVERSPNRAMLRAVGFTDADFDKPIVGIASAYSTLTPCNAGLNDLALQAEAAIRQAGAMPQLFGTITISDGISMGTEGMKCSLVSREVIADSIETVCLGQSLDGVLAIGGCDKNIPGALIAMARLNIPSVFVYGGTIKPGHYKGQDLTIVSAFEAVGAYSAGKITETELLEIERRACPGVGSCGGMYTANTMSSIAEVLGLSLMYSSTMAAEDPEKLESAALSGKVLVEAIRQQILPRQLITRQSLENAIALLMAVGGSTNAVLHLLAIAHAAEVPLTLDDFVRIREQVPVLCDLKPSGRYVTVDFHRVGGVPQVLKILLNHGCFHGDCLTVTGKTWAELLADVPDEPPPDQDVIRPWRNPVYPQGHIAILRGNLATEGAVAKISGIQQRQITGPARVFDSEETCLAAILAGQIKAGDVVVIRYEGPKGGPGMREMLSPTSAIIGAGLGDKVGLITDGRFSGGTYGLVVGHVSPEAAVGGAIALVQEGDLITIDADRQLLHLHVSDEELARRRAQWQPPAPRYTRGVLAKYAKLVSGSHLGAVTDLNLL
- the ispE gene encoding 4-(cytidine 5'-diphospho)-2-C-methyl-D-erythritol kinase; amino-acid sequence: MARCTLTAAAKINLYLRILGRRADGYHDVAMVLQSVSLRDVIHLATHPGKGIHLTCQHPHVPTDATNLAVQAAQLLTHRFPQAATGVNIHIEKHIPVAAGLAGGSSNGAAVLVGLNHLWGLGLTVGELQELAAQLGSDMPFCVQGGTALATGRGETLEPLPPLTGGAIVLAKHQNLSISTPWAYRTYSEQWGHTFGDVPDQSDHFVQILAQHDFTHIAAHLHNDFEKVVLPAYPEIQVLKQALLATGALGSLLSGSGPTVFAIYPDRATAEQAILTLQAQQPEVDFWLCECCPWGIQLVA
- a CDS encoding proline dehydrogenase family protein, which translates into the protein MSLEARTQALGQELLAATRPGRSWWAQVQEQFQWDEKLLAWTMTHPGLRTQLFRLIDTLPSLSSSDAIHQHLREYLDQPQVELPGLLKNLLQATHPAIAAQTFTTAVSTLARKYIAGQHFAAVRHTLERLRRQGMTFTLDILGEAVLSDAEARAYLQRYLDLMTELAAVDWGCQPQVSVKLTALYSQFDPLTEKRTRAQVTQAITTLLRKAGELGVAVHFDMEQYQYKNLTLSILKEVLLQDEFRSRADVGVTLQAYLTDSEQDLRELLAWARLRGTPLTVRLVKGAYWDQEIILAQQKRWPPPVYRHKGSTDANFEKLTRLLLEQHDAVYPAIASHNVRSQAHALAVAEALHLPATAWESQVLYGMGDALARALVARGQQVRVYCPYGELLPGMSYLIRRLLENTANTSFLRQQLQKENAAELLAPPTPAEPTTPLPTGLAFAGAADTNFALPATSDPFLQAIEQVRAQLGQDYLLPHCSSADILVSVNPSDPEQVIGRVGLADVQAVIQAMELAQAAQPVWGQTPLSTRTQLLHRLADQLAAQRAEWVAWMAWEVGKPIREADAEVTEAIDFCRYYAQQAERLAQGYVYDLWGETNRYIYQPKGVGVVIAPWNYPLAISVGMITAGLVTGNCVLYKPAEQSSVIGCKLSQLISDLLRDMGLPEGVFQGLPGWGEIIGPVLVNHPGVHWIAFTGSRAVGCQIYAQAAQQQPGQRHLKRVVAEMGGKNAIIVDASADLDQAVQGVVQSAFGYAGQKCSACSRVIVLPPVYETFIERLTAATASLVIGPATDPATTVGPVIDQEAHTRLHQAIAAAKQRYPVLVECPAPTRGYYVGPVIFGDVAPEDPLAQEEWFGPVLAVLRAQDFDQALQIANNTDYALTGGVYSRTPSHIHQAAQTFACGNLYINRGITGAIVGRQPFGGFRCSGVGSKAGGPDYLLQFVDPKVVTENIQRHGFAPLEDEA